A single window of Dermacentor albipictus isolate Rhodes 1998 colony chromosome 1, USDA_Dalb.pri_finalv2, whole genome shotgun sequence DNA harbors:
- the LOC139054764 gene encoding putative nuclease HARBI1 — translation MPDDQFRRHFRLKKETVRWLCDEVAEELGGVRTSALSVERQVLCALRFFATGSFQASVGSEETIGVTQPAVSKCVRRVAEAIVHAGARNKWVHFPRTSEEKAAVKEGFLRRGSIPGVIGCVDGSLIAIIAPKGEQKAAFMCRKGYYALNTMFICDAGMRILAIDPLRPGSDHDAHVWRTTWLRRRFLEGHIAKAGEHLLGDSGYPLEPWLLTPVTGHPPVHTAEGRYNTAHAAMRSVVERCIGLLKSRFRCLQRYRALHYQPERAANIVAACAVLHNLCLDEGDVLSDDVSDDSSNSSSDDESGNPSPQRVPRVRAARMMYMRGCAARDNVISSFGTTRQQHQRYLQRVRRRLRRQQHRQQQ, via the exons ATGCCAGACGATCAGTTTCGGCGGCACTTTCGCctgaagaaagaaactgtgcggtggctgtgcgaCGAAGTGGCGGAGGAACTCGGAGGCGTGAGAACTTCAGCGCTGTCGGTGGAGCGGCAAGTGTTGTGCGCGTTGCGATTCTTCGCAACGGGCAGCTTTCAAGCCTCGgtagggagcgaggagacgatcggcgtgacccagcctgcggtcagcaagtgtgtgcgacgcgtggcggaggcaatcgtccacgccggggcccgcaacaagtgggtccattTCCCGAGGACGTCGGAGGAGAAGGCGGCCGTGAAGGAAGGGTTCCTTCGACGCGGCTCCATTCCCGGCGTCATCGGATGCGTGGACGGCAGCCTGATAGCCATCATCGCACCGAAGGGCGAGCAGAAGGCGGCATTCATGTGCCGCAAAGGGTACTACGCCCTCAACACAATGTTC atctgcgacgcaggCATGCGGATCCTCGCCATCGACCCTCTGCGACCGGGGTCAGACCACGACGCCCACGTCTGGAGAACTACGTGGTTGCGTCGTCGGTTCCTGGAGGGGCATATTGCCAAGGCCGGCGAACACCTCCTCG GTGACAGCGGCTACCCCCTGGAACCATGGCTCCTGACCCCAGTCACAGGCCACCCTCCCGTACACACTGCAGAAGGCAGgtacaacactgcacatgctgccatGCGGTCCGTAGTGGAGCGGTGCATTGGGCTTCTGAAGAGCCGCTTTCGCTGCCTTCAGCGGTACCGCGCCCTCCACTACCAACCAGAGCGCGCTGCCAACATCgttgcagcatgtgcagtgttgcacAACTTGTGTCTTGATGAAGGTGACGTGTTGTCGGATGATGTTAGTgatgacagcagcaacagcagcagtgacgATGAAAGTGGCAACCCCTCCCCACAGAGAGTTCCCCGAGTGAGGGCAGCACGCATGATGTACATGAGAGGCTGTGCTGCCCGGGATAATGTTATTAGCTCATTTGGCACGACACGGCAGCAGCACCAGCGATACCTGCAAAGGGTGCGAAGGCGGCTGCGACGACAGCAGCACCGACAGCAGCAATAA